The uncultured Desulfovibrio sp. genome segment GAGATTCCAGCCGGGGCCGCAATTCAAAAAAACGTTCCGTTTCAGCCGGGTGCAGGGGCAGATCCAGCGGCAGGGCCAGCAACTGACCAGACCCGGCGAATCCACCGCGCCGCAAACGGGCATACAGCACCCGCTCGTGCGCCGCGTGCTGGTCGAGCAGCAGCAGTGCGCCGGATGCATCCCGCAATACCAGATAGGTCAGCGCCACCTGCCCGAGGTAGGCAAACTGCCCAACGCTCAAGGGCTGGCGTTCCTGCGCGGGTGGGAAAATGGCTTCACTGTGCTCGCCCGCCGTATTCGCAGCCTGATACGGGACAGCGTCAGGAGTTTGGTGCGCATAGGCAGAGGCCGCTTCCGCAAGGCCAGAAATATCTTCCGGCGCGGCAACAAACAGGGCGCTTTCTTTCTGCGCGGGCGCTTGCTCATGGGCAGATACCGCATCACTCTGAACAGAATCGCCCCACCAGCTTGCTCCACTATCCGAGCCTGCGTCTGATTCGGGCAACCGGGCCTGCCACGAGGATTCCTCGTCCGGCCTGTCGTCCCGCTCCTGCGCCTTAATAAGTGGCGGGTTGTCCAGCCTGCCCCAAAAACCCTGCGGACGCGGGGCTGATTCTTGGGCAGAGGGCGCAAGGACGCTTTCCGCAGTGTCGCTTTCTGGCGAGTTCGGCCACAGATTTTCGGCCACATCGTAGGAGGTCAGCAGTGCCCCCTGCACGGCATGCAGCACAGCGGAAAACACGGCGGACTCATCCCGAAAACGCACTTCAGACTTGGCGGGATGTACGTTCACGTCCACTTCTGCCGGGTCCATTTCCACAAACAGTGCTACCTGCGGATAATCCCGGCTGGTCATACGGCCCTTGTAGGCCTCACGCACAGCAGCAAGCAGGCGCTTGTCCGTCACCGCGCGGCCATTGACGTAAAACAGCATGCGGTCGCCGCGCGGCTGGCTCACATTGGGCAGGGCGGCCAGACCGCGCACGCGGATACCGTGGCGGGTGCCGTCAAAGGGGCGCAGCGCCTCCACAATCAAACGGGGCCAGAGCACGCCAAGGCGGTCGGCAAGGCTTTGCCCCGGCAAAAACCGCAGTGCCTCGCGCTCGCCGGAGCTCAGGCTCAGGCCCACGGCGGGGCGGGCCAGCGCCAGCCGGGCCAGCCAGTCCTGCGCACGTTTGAACTCCGTGGATGGGGTCTTTAAAAATTTCAAGCGTGCTGGTATGTTGGAAAAAAGATCGCGCACTTCCACCCGCGTTCCCCGGTGCAGGGCCGCCGGGGCGGAAACCGTCAGCAAGCCGTGCTCCACCTCAACCCTGTGCGCCTGTGTCTGCCCGTCCGGGTCAGTCACCGCAGAGGTAATGGAAAAACGGGAAACCGAGGCAATGCTCGGCAGGGCCTCGCCCCTGAAACCGTAAGAGCTGATGTGCTCAAGGTCAGACAGGCTGGCAATCTTGCTCGTGGCGTGCCGGGTGACAGCCAGTTCCAGATCGGCTGCGGCTATGCCGCACCCGTCGTCCTGCACGCTGATAAGGCTTTGCCCGCCGTTTTCAAGGCAAACGTCGATCTGCGCGGCATCGGCGTCAAGGCTGTTTTCAACCAGCTCCTTGAGCACGCTGGCAGGGCGCTCCACCACTTCACCAGCGGCGATCTGATTGCGCAACTCAGGCGGTAGCAAACGTATATGACGATATTTTTCAGACATAAGCCCAGTGTATTCGGGCGCGCTCCACAAGGCAAGCGGCCCCGCCTGCGGCGCATGCGCGGCTGCGCGTGGAGAATAAATTCCCGTGGCAGGGCTTGCCTCGGCGCACGCTGTGCTTATGTATGGAAGACGAGGCTGCGTATGCGCGCGGCCAGGCTTCTGGCAACACGCAAAGCAAGCCGGGAGGTTTCTATGTACAGCAACACACTGAAAGCCATTGCCGAACCGCTGCGCGGCACCCCTGTGCCCGCGGGATTTGACCCTGAACTGCTCTATGTTGAGTGCGCCCGTTGCGGCTCGCCCGTCATGTGGGAGCAGGGCAAGGCCACTCATATCCTCAGCTTGGCGGGCATTGACCCCCTTGAACTTGATTCTTCCTGCATGCTGGTCACAGACGGCTGTCCCATGTGCAGCGGCAAAGATCAGTATACGGTACAGATTTTCCGGGTCAGCGGCGATGCGCAGACGCGCCGCCCCCCATTCTTCGGCAACGCATAGCCAGCGCGGGTCTACCCCGCCCGCGTAAACCCTAGCAGAAGGCTGCCGGATCATGTGCCCGGCAGCCTTTTTGCGTTCTGCCGCAGGCAATACGGTACACAGGCAGCCAGCGCTATTTTTTCCAGCCCAGAGGATTCTCTGGGCTTTTTTGTTGTCCTTTGAGGGGCAGAACACACAGCTCTGGCTGTCGCCGCACAAATTAACAAAAAACAACATTTTTTGACAACACACATAAAAAATACTTGTCAATATCACAAAATCATCCCGGCTACCTTGACGATGCCTCCTTTCAGGAGCATAACACAAAGTAACAAATTTGAAACAAAATTAACACACACCCGTCACACGCCGGAGCCGCCATGTTGCCAGCAGAACGCCGCAGAGAAATGGCCCGCCTCATCAAAAACCGGGGCGCGGTCAATACTCGCGAACTTGCCGAAGCGCTGGGCATTTCCACCATGACTGTGCGCCGTGACCTCAAGGTACTGGAAGAACGCAACCAGCTTGAACTCACCTGGGGCGGGGCCGTGCCTCTGTGTTTTGAAGCCAACGACATCCCCCGCGCCCGCAAGGCCGTTTCCATGCTTGAAGCCAAGCAGGCCATAGCCCGAGCCGCCTGCCAGTTTATCAAAAACGAAGACTTTATTGCCCTGGATGCGGGCACCACCAGCCTTGAGCTGGCCCGCCTGCTGCCCACCCTGCCCCTCACAAGCCTCGGCGTTGTCACGCCTGATCTGGAAATAGCCCTGCTGCTTTCGGGCTGCGACCGTATCTCCGTCTTTCTTTCCGGCGGGCTTATCGACCCCGTCAGCCGCGCCTGCAACGACAGTGATGCCGTGGCCTACCTGCGCGGCCTGCGCCTCACCATGGCCTTTGTGGGCACCAACGTATGGGACGCGCACCACGGCGTCACCACCAGCACTTCCGCCAAAATGCATTACAAGCGCCAGCTCATGACCAGCGCCGACAAAACATTTCTGCTTGCGGACGCGTCCAAGTATGCCAAGTTCAGCCCCTGGCTGGTGGCCGGGGTGGATCGCTTTGACCACATCATCACCGACAGCGGCCTGACCGCCGAAGCCCGCGCCGCCCTGCAAGAAGCAGGCGCGCGCCTGTGCCTCGCCGACTAAGCCCGCCGCCGTCACAAAATCACCGGAAGGTGTCTGTATGATCATAGCTGTTATTGCCGACGACTTTACGGGAGCCAACGACAATGGTGCGCTGCTTGCCGCCAAGGGCTTTTCCAGCGCCACCTGCCTGGGCCTTGCCCACTGGAACCCCAAAGAATTTACACAGTGCGACGCCGTTTGTCTGAATGCCGAGAGCCGCCTTCTGCACCGCGAAGACGCCTATAAAGCGGTGTATGACGCCGTAACAGAATTCAACAAGGAAAAGCCCGCGCTTGTTTCAAAGCGCATAGACTCCACCCTGCGTGGCAATGTGGGTGCGGAGCTTGAGGCCGCCATCAAGGCCATGGACGATACCCACGGTCACAGCCAGACCCTGGCCGTGCTTGTGGCGTCCTATCCCCATTCGGGGCGCATCTGCGTGGGCGGATACCAGATTGTGC includes the following:
- the mutL gene encoding DNA mismatch repair endonuclease MutL, which produces MSEKYRHIRLLPPELRNQIAAGEVVERPASVLKELVENSLDADAAQIDVCLENGGQSLISVQDDGCGIAAADLELAVTRHATSKIASLSDLEHISSYGFRGEALPSIASVSRFSITSAVTDPDGQTQAHRVEVEHGLLTVSAPAALHRGTRVEVRDLFSNIPARLKFLKTPSTEFKRAQDWLARLALARPAVGLSLSSGEREALRFLPGQSLADRLGVLWPRLIVEALRPFDGTRHGIRVRGLAALPNVSQPRGDRMLFYVNGRAVTDKRLLAAVREAYKGRMTSRDYPQVALFVEMDPAEVDVNVHPAKSEVRFRDESAVFSAVLHAVQGALLTSYDVAENLWPNSPESDTAESVLAPSAQESAPRPQGFWGRLDNPPLIKAQERDDRPDEESSWQARLPESDAGSDSGASWWGDSVQSDAVSAHEQAPAQKESALFVAAPEDISGLAEAASAYAHQTPDAVPYQAANTAGEHSEAIFPPAQERQPLSVGQFAYLGQVALTYLVLRDASGALLLLDQHAAHERVLYARLRRGGFAGSGQLLALPLDLPLHPAETERFFELRPRLESLGFALEVSGGNLRVNAMPPVLSRAEARDFLREALAGRKDDLADMFISMSCKGAIKAGQRLADDEAAGLLQQWLETPDREYCPHGRPCVLRWDAAELEKMFKRRQS
- a CDS encoding DeoR/GlpR family DNA-binding transcription regulator: MLPAERRREMARLIKNRGAVNTRELAEALGISTMTVRRDLKVLEERNQLELTWGGAVPLCFEANDIPRARKAVSMLEAKQAIARAACQFIKNEDFIALDAGTTSLELARLLPTLPLTSLGVVTPDLEIALLLSGCDRISVFLSGGLIDPVSRACNDSDAVAYLRGLRLTMAFVGTNVWDAHHGVTTSTSAKMHYKRQLMTSADKTFLLADASKYAKFSPWLVAGVDRFDHIITDSGLTAEARAALQEAGARLCLAD